The following coding sequences lie in one Bacteroidota bacterium genomic window:
- a CDS encoding thioredoxin domain-containing protein codes for MKASEHKHTNALIHETSPYLLQHAHNPVNWYPWNDATLEKAKAENKLILISVGYSACHWCHVMEHESFEDEQVAQLMNDYFICIKVDREERPDIDQIYMMAVQLMTGQGGWPLNCFTLPDGRPIYGGTYFPKQSWMNILLNLADVYKHEPEKAIEYAIQLTEGVKLAELVKINPEETAFTIDTLHKSINNWIPRFDTIEGGPNKAPKFPLPNNYQFLLRYAHHTNNSEILNHIELTLKKMAYGGIYDQIGGGFSRYSVDHYWKVPHFEKMLYDNAQLVTLYCEAYQKTKNSLYKDVVYETLTFIERELTSPNGGFYAALDADSEGEEGKYYVWTKNELQEILKEKWTVFADYYNVNEKGFWEHSNYILLRNEEEATIAAHNKVSVADLQETIQTCKEQLLAVREKRIHPGLDNKIITSWNALMIKAYADAAIVFDENHFKDVALKNLEFLLEKCLYDGSRLSHLPNNSINGFLEDYAFTIEALISCYEISYQENYLYKAKELMGYVIEHFQDSKSGMFYFTSDTDKALISRKMELSDNVIPASNSSIAKSLFVLGHHFGDNAYIDQSRKMLNNVLDEIENYGAGYSNWAMLLLYFTTPFHELAIVGKSVDEKKKTLNKHYYPNRIFAGSASESSLPLLLNRYKKEETLIYVCKNHTCSAPVTTIEEAIKQIE; via the coding sequence ATGAAAGCATCCGAACACAAACATACCAATGCATTGATTCATGAAACAAGCCCGTATTTACTGCAACACGCGCACAATCCGGTAAACTGGTATCCCTGGAATGATGCAACATTAGAAAAAGCCAAAGCCGAAAACAAATTGATCTTAATCAGTGTCGGATACTCGGCTTGCCACTGGTGCCATGTGATGGAACACGAAAGCTTTGAAGATGAGCAGGTGGCCCAACTCATGAACGATTATTTTATTTGTATAAAAGTAGACCGTGAAGAACGACCGGACATTGATCAAATTTACATGATGGCGGTGCAATTGATGACCGGGCAAGGAGGTTGGCCACTCAACTGTTTTACATTACCCGATGGAAGACCCATTTATGGCGGCACCTATTTTCCGAAACAAAGTTGGATGAACATTTTATTGAACCTTGCTGATGTTTACAAACATGAACCGGAGAAAGCAATTGAATACGCCATCCAATTAACAGAAGGTGTAAAACTTGCCGAACTTGTAAAAATCAATCCCGAAGAAACAGCATTTACCATTGATACGTTACATAAAAGTATCAATAATTGGATTCCTCGTTTCGACACAATAGAAGGCGGTCCTAACAAAGCGCCCAAATTTCCCTTACCGAATAATTACCAGTTTTTACTACGTTATGCGCACCATACGAATAACTCTGAAATTTTAAATCACATTGAGCTCACCTTGAAAAAGATGGCGTATGGTGGCATCTATGATCAAATCGGTGGAGGATTTTCGCGCTACTCGGTGGATCATTATTGGAAAGTACCACATTTTGAAAAGATGCTGTACGACAATGCGCAACTAGTTACTTTGTATTGCGAAGCCTATCAGAAAACAAAAAATTCCTTGTATAAAGATGTTGTATATGAAACCTTAACGTTTATTGAACGCGAGCTCACATCTCCAAATGGTGGATTTTATGCTGCATTGGATGCGGATTCGGAAGGAGAAGAAGGAAAGTATTATGTGTGGACAAAAAACGAATTACAAGAGATTTTAAAAGAAAAATGGACTGTGTTTGCAGACTATTACAATGTAAATGAAAAAGGTTTTTGGGAACACTCCAATTATATTTTGCTCAGAAATGAGGAGGAAGCAACTATTGCAGCGCACAATAAGGTTTCAGTAGCCGACTTACAAGAAACCATCCAAACCTGCAAAGAACAATTGCTTGCTGTAAGAGAAAAGCGTATTCACCCGGGATTAGACAACAAAATTATCACCTCTTGGAATGCCTTGATGATAAAGGCGTATGCGGATGCAGCAATCGTCTTTGATGAAAATCATTTTAAAGATGTTGCTCTGAAAAACTTGGAGTTTCTACTGGAGAAATGTTTATACGATGGAAGCCGGTTGTCTCATTTGCCCAACAATTCAATAAATGGATTTTTGGAAGATTATGCCTTCACCATCGAAGCGCTCATTTCCTGTTATGAAATTTCATACCAAGAAAACTACCTCTACAAAGCAAAAGAGTTAATGGGATATGTGATTGAACATTTTCAGGATAGCAAATCCGGGATGTTTTATTTTACTTCCGATACCGACAAAGCATTAATCAGCAGAAAAATGGAACTGTCGGACAATGTGATTCCGGCATCCAACTCGAGCATTGCCAAGTCCTTGTTTGTTTTGGGGCATCATTTCGGGGATAACGCATACATTGACCAGAGTCGCAAAATGCTCAACAATGTATTGGACGAAATAGAAAATTACGGAGCAGGGTACAGCAATTGGGCCATGTTGCTGCTGTATTTCACAACCCCTTTTCACGAATTGGCAATTGTTGGTAAATCTGTTGATGAAAAAAAGAAAACCCTGAATAAACATTACTATCCAAATAGGATATTTGCAGGAAGTGCTTCTGAAAGCTCCTTACCATTATTGTTAAACAGGTATAAAAAAGAGGAAACCCTCATCTATGTGTGTAAAAACCATACCTGTTCTGCTCCGGTAACGACAATAGAAGAAGCTATAAAACAGATTGAATGA
- a CDS encoding zinc-dependent peptidase — protein sequence MPYAILKQKNTYFRNLSPDAQEIFVNRLFKFMEDKKFIGREGLVVTDEIKVLISAAAIQLTFGLKDFMISHLYAINVFPRVFFSKYLNVNLKGLNTQSGVLSLSWNDFKEGYAVEDDKVNLGLHELAHALYIDLDEEGNYDEHFSAYFERWEDIAMKDYLELKEKKVDFLREYGGTNMHEFFAVCVEHFFEAPKEFKKQLPHLYNYLMLMLNQDPDNVKGDYQVRVYAERAVMHMETVKEADHEELNQQILNNSNIEERYTLFQTTIQRNGIYIAMISTFIGLFVGIPLLIWFWSTTVISIGAVFILLFFCGALGLIQWKYVKPYLDMEYHQFSMYAFSGFGMCLINFLFCLNTFIPVKHTTVTYEVVAFQNGSHGLEVTLSGEGNSTALERNVINYMIEHFDRYEDARRVVVNKTTGLLGMDRVESCQIIN from the coding sequence GTGCCTTACGCTATTTTAAAACAAAAGAATACCTATTTCAGAAATCTTTCGCCCGATGCGCAGGAAATTTTTGTCAACCGACTGTTTAAGTTCATGGAGGACAAAAAATTTATTGGCAGAGAAGGATTGGTAGTTACAGACGAAATTAAAGTATTGATATCCGCTGCTGCCATTCAATTGACCTTTGGATTGAAAGATTTTATGATTTCACATTTGTATGCTATCAATGTTTTCCCACGTGTGTTTTTTTCCAAATATTTAAATGTTAATCTCAAAGGACTAAATACACAAAGTGGTGTGCTGTCTCTGTCGTGGAACGACTTTAAAGAAGGGTATGCCGTGGAAGATGATAAAGTGAATTTAGGATTGCACGAATTGGCGCATGCTTTATACATCGACTTGGATGAGGAAGGAAACTATGACGAACATTTTTCTGCCTATTTCGAACGATGGGAAGATATTGCCATGAAAGATTACTTGGAGCTGAAAGAAAAAAAGGTGGACTTTCTACGCGAATATGGTGGAACAAATATGCACGAGTTTTTTGCCGTATGTGTTGAACATTTTTTTGAAGCACCCAAAGAATTTAAAAAACAGCTTCCACACTTGTATAATTATTTAATGTTGATGTTGAATCAGGATCCGGATAACGTGAAAGGTGATTATCAAGTGAGAGTATATGCCGAGCGTGCTGTGATGCACATGGAAACAGTTAAAGAAGCCGATCATGAAGAATTAAACCAACAAATATTAAATAATTCGAACATTGAAGAACGGTATACATTATTTCAAACCACTATTCAACGGAATGGAATATACATTGCCATGATTTCTACTTTTATTGGTTTGTTCGTTGGTATCCCTTTGCTCATTTGGTTTTGGTCTACTACCGTTATCAGCATTGGCGCAGTTTTTATTTTATTGTTTTTCTGTGGTGCTTTGGGTTTGATTCAATGGAAATATGTAAAACCATATTTGGATATGGAATACCATCAGTTTTCGATGTATGCTTTTTCAGGGTTCGGAATGTGTTTGATTAATTTTTTATTTTGTTTGAATACGTTTATTCCTGTAAAACATACAACAGTTACCTATGAGGTGGTTGCGTTTCAAAATGGTAGTCATGGATTGGAAGTTACTTTATCTGGTGAAGGAAACAGCACTGCTTTGGAGCGAAATGTAATAAACTACATGATTGAACATTTTGATAGATATGAAGATGCAAGACGCGTGGTGGTAAACAAAACGACCGGCTTATTAGGAATGGATAGAGTAGAATCCTGTCAGATTATTAATTAA
- a CDS encoding LEA type 2 family protein, translated as MKKYVLYILCFLTLTSCGDFQDVTFLGIDSVKVNKLSQQGLDIDVTAKIKNPNNVAFIIYKSDLDATFSGMNVGKASITKNVKIKANSEQGYTFNVKSNFSKLSAGELPNLLSIAMSRSIKVGLKGNLKVGKMLVKKEYPVDMTKNIPLNLSGFN; from the coding sequence ATGAAAAAATACGTTTTATATATTTTATGTTTCCTTACACTTACTTCCTGTGGCGATTTTCAAGACGTTACATTTTTGGGGATTGATAGTGTGAAAGTGAATAAACTTTCGCAACAAGGATTAGACATTGATGTAACAGCAAAAATTAAAAATCCGAACAATGTTGCTTTTATAATTTACAAATCGGATTTGGATGCCACTTTTAGTGGAATGAATGTTGGAAAAGCCAGCATCACGAAAAATGTAAAAATAAAAGCCAACTCCGAACAAGGATATACTTTTAATGTGAAATCCAACTTTTCAAAACTAAGCGCAGGAGAACTTCCAAACCTTTTGTCTATTGCGATGAGCAGAAGTATTAAAGTAGGATTAAAAGGAAATTTGAAAGTGGGAAAAATGTTGGTAAAGAAAGAATATCCGGTAGACATGACAAAAAACATCCCCCTAAATCTAAGCGGATTTAATTAA
- a CDS encoding dipeptidase — protein MVNPNINSYIEKNKDRFLNELFELLRIPSVSADPKYKDDVVKTAAVIKEKLVAAGAEKVEICETAGYPIVYGEKIIDKNLPTILVYGHYDVQPADPIELWTSGPFEPVIKDGKIYARGACDDKGQMYMHVKAFELMMQTNSLPCNIKFMIEGEEEVGSSNLATFVKQNKEKLKADVIVISDTGIIANDIPSITVGLRGLSYVEVEVTGPNRDLHSGLYGGAVANPINILCEMIAKMKDDKNHITIPGFYDDVEILTAEERAEMAKAPFSLDAYKKALDLSDIHGEDGFSTNERNSIRPTLDVNGIWGGYQGEGAKTVIASKAYAKISMRLVPHQNSDKIMTLFKNYFESIAPKSVKVKVTPHHGGEPVVTPSTSVAYKAASMAMETTFGKKPVPVRSGGSIPIVAMFKSELGLDSVLMGFGLDSDAIHSPNEHYGVFNYFKGIETIPYFFKNFADLSKK, from the coding sequence ATGGTAAATCCAAACATTAACTCGTATATCGAAAAAAACAAAGACCGTTTTTTAAATGAACTTTTTGAATTATTGCGCATTCCTTCTGTTAGTGCCGACCCAAAATATAAAGACGATGTAGTAAAAACTGCGGCTGTGATTAAAGAAAAATTAGTAGCTGCCGGTGCAGAAAAAGTTGAAATTTGTGAAACTGCAGGGTATCCAATTGTATACGGAGAAAAAATTATTGATAAAAATTTACCGACCATTTTAGTATATGGTCATTACGATGTTCAACCCGCAGACCCTATTGAATTGTGGACATCCGGACCATTTGAGCCGGTGATTAAAGATGGAAAAATTTACGCCCGCGGTGCATGTGATGATAAAGGACAAATGTACATGCATGTAAAAGCATTCGAATTGATGATGCAAACCAATTCTCTTCCTTGTAATATCAAATTTATGATTGAAGGAGAAGAAGAAGTGGGTTCCAGCAATTTGGCAACATTTGTAAAACAAAACAAAGAAAAATTAAAAGCAGATGTGATTGTAATTTCCGATACCGGAATTATTGCGAACGACATCCCTTCTATCACTGTTGGATTGCGTGGTTTGAGTTATGTGGAAGTGGAAGTAACAGGTCCGAACAGAGATTTACATTCCGGACTATACGGTGGAGCGGTTGCAAATCCAATCAACATTTTATGTGAGATGATTGCAAAAATGAAGGATGATAAAAATCACATTACCATTCCCGGATTTTATGATGATGTTGAAATATTAACTGCTGAAGAGCGCGCTGAAATGGCTAAAGCACCTTTCAGTTTAGATGCTTACAAAAAAGCATTAGACCTTTCTGATATTCATGGAGAAGATGGATTCAGCACCAACGAACGCAATTCTATTCGTCCGACTTTAGACGTAAATGGTATCTGGGGTGGTTATCAAGGTGAAGGAGCAAAAACAGTTATTGCTTCTAAAGCCTATGCAAAAATTTCGATGCGTTTGGTGCCTCACCAAAACAGCGATAAGATTATGACCCTTTTCAAAAACTATTTTGAAAGCATCGCACCAAAATCAGTAAAAGTAAAAGTGACTCCACACCATGGCGGAGAACCTGTTGTAACGCCAAGCACATCTGTTGCCTATAAAGCAGCGAGTATGGCCATGGAAACAACATTCGGAAAAAAACCGGTACCGGTTCGCAGTGGTGGAAGTATTCCTATTGTTGCCATGTTCAAATCCGAATTGGGATTGGATTCAGTATTAATGGGATTTGGTTTGGATTCTGATGCGATTCACTCACCAAATGAACATTATGGTGTATTCAATTATTTCAAAGGGATTGAAACCATTCCATATTTCTTTAAAAACTTTGCTGATTTAAGTAAGAAGTAA
- a CDS encoding choice-of-anchor L domain-containing protein — translation MNFSFLRKSFFLVSVVIAFVNSFCYGQLTVNSGVTPTFMVQNVLMSGGGLTATGITYTGSPNARGTFNGSASNIGFNSGILLTSGNLTNAIGPNNMSGASLGNLLPGDPDLNIIMSPTLSYDATILEFDFVATSDTIKFNYVFGSEEYMEFVSTTPGGINDGFGFFISGPGISGPFSGGAQNIAIIPGTSLPVTMFNLNLYTNAAYYFDNGDGFGTGTAPDGLTIQYDGFTVPLEAVAAVQCGQTYHIKMAIADGGDDILDSGVFIEEGSFVSTGNVFMSSSTSFGGLVSGNDTTIYEGCGFASVLFDRGTNNLAVADTFYFTLSGTATNGLDYTSVSDSIYFAVGQDSAYVTINSLPDGLIEGTETVILTVYASTPCGNDTATLTLLIIDSPPISVSLNNDTTLSCPFSNLPLTAVASGGVAVGSYTYSWTNTTSTTSAAVVNPTITTTYVVTVTDSCGNAASDSVTVTIIPYTPLQLTVSNDTTICGGNSVLLDANPSFGLPDYIYSWSPSVTIIDSVTVTPAASTTYTVTVTDDCGLTITDTIAVTVFPIHADFDFTLVTNQSLQFNNQSSGAISYFWNFGDGSEDSVSTDVNPSHDYINDGTYTVMLIATNVEGCADTVYQTIVVLPDFYFYFPNAFTPNANGNNDLFMGYGAGIKKYNMKIYDRWGELLFETNDLNTGWDGTYKGQKAPSAVYAVIFDLEGYRYQIVRRIGSVTLVR, via the coding sequence ATGAATTTTTCATTTTTACGTAAATCCTTTTTTCTTGTAAGCGTTGTTATTGCTTTTGTAAATAGCTTCTGTTATGGGCAATTAACCGTTAACAGTGGTGTAACGCCTACGTTTATGGTTCAAAACGTATTGATGAGTGGTGGTGGATTAACTGCCACCGGTATCACCTATACGGGAAGCCCAAATGCCAGAGGAACCTTTAATGGTAGCGCTTCTAACATTGGCTTTAATTCCGGAATTCTTTTAACCAGTGGGAACCTTACCAATGCAATTGGTCCGAACAATATGTCTGGCGCCTCTTTAGGAAATTTACTTCCCGGTGACCCTGATTTGAATATTATCATGTCGCCAACCTTGAGTTACGATGCCACCATTTTGGAATTTGATTTTGTTGCCACTTCCGATACCATCAAATTTAATTACGTGTTTGGCTCCGAAGAATACATGGAATTTGTGAGCACCACTCCCGGTGGTATCAATGATGGATTCGGGTTTTTTATCAGTGGTCCCGGAATTTCAGGTCCTTTCAGTGGTGGAGCACAAAACATTGCCATCATTCCCGGAACCTCTCTGCCAGTAACCATGTTTAATTTGAACTTGTATACAAATGCAGCTTATTATTTTGATAATGGTGATGGCTTTGGAACCGGCACTGCTCCGGATGGACTAACTATTCAATACGATGGGTTTACCGTTCCGTTAGAAGCTGTTGCTGCGGTGCAATGCGGACAAACGTATCACATCAAAATGGCGATTGCCGATGGGGGAGATGATATTTTAGATTCAGGCGTTTTTATTGAAGAGGGAAGCTTTGTAAGTACCGGAAATGTATTCATGTCGTCTTCCACCAGCTTTGGTGGTTTAGTAAGTGGTAACGATACCACTATTTACGAAGGTTGTGGATTTGCATCCGTTTTGTTCGACAGAGGAACAAACAACTTAGCCGTTGCCGATACATTTTATTTCACTTTGTCAGGTACCGCTACCAATGGTTTAGATTATACAAGTGTTAGCGATAGCATTTATTTTGCAGTCGGACAAGATTCTGCGTATGTCACCATCAACTCATTGCCCGATGGATTGATTGAAGGAACAGAAACCGTTATCCTTACTGTTTATGCAAGTACACCTTGTGGTAACGATACAGCAACTTTAACCTTGTTAATTATTGATTCTCCCCCGATAAGTGTCAGTTTGAATAACGATACCACTTTGTCTTGTCCGTTCTCTAATCTGCCACTCACGGCTGTCGCCAGCGGAGGAGTAGCAGTTGGAAGTTATACATATAGCTGGACAAATACCACGAGTACAACTTCTGCTGCGGTCGTCAATCCAACAATAACAACAACCTATGTTGTGACTGTAACGGACAGTTGTGGAAATGCAGCCAGTGATAGTGTCACAGTTACTATTATTCCTTACACACCTTTGCAATTAACCGTAAGTAATGATACCACCATTTGTGGCGGCAATAGTGTGTTGTTGGATGCAAATCCTTCTTTCGGATTACCTGATTATATTTATTCTTGGTCGCCTAGTGTTACCATCATCGATTCTGTAACTGTTACCCCTGCTGCCAGTACAACCTATACAGTAACTGTTACAGATGATTGCGGATTAACAATAACAGATACCATTGCAGTTACCGTATTTCCAATTCATGCAGATTTTGATTTCACTTTGGTTACCAATCAAAGTTTACAATTTAACAATCAATCCAGTGGAGCGATTTCCTATTTTTGGAATTTTGGTGATGGCTCCGAAGATTCTGTTTCTACTGATGTAAATCCTTCACACGATTATATCAACGATGGAACCTATACGGTGATGCTGATTGCAACGAATGTAGAAGGTTGCGCGGATACAGTATATCAAACCATTGTAGTGCTTCCGGATTTTTATTTTTATTTCCCGAATGCCTTTACTCCCAATGCAAATGGTAACAACGATTTGTTTATGGGCTATGGCGCAGGAATAAAAAAATACAACATGAAAATTTATGATCGTTGGGGTGAATTACTTTTTGAAACCAATGATTTGAATACCGGTTGGGATGGAACATACAAAGGGCAAAAGGCACCATCCGCTGTGTATGCAGTAATATTTGATTTAGAAGGATACCGTTACCAGATTGTAAGAAGAATAGGTAGTGTAACACTCGTCCGTTAA
- a CDS encoding choice-of-anchor L domain-containing protein, which yields MKSMIKKIATAVASVFILNTSVAQLTVNGGFTPAQLVDTLLGTGVTASGITYTGATISRGTFNGALSNIGFSSGVLLTCGNLTNAIGPNNMSGASVGNGLPGDPDLNIIMAPTLSFDATILEFDFIPTSDTVKFNYVFASEEYMEYVSTIPGGINDGFGFFISGPGISGPFSGGAQNIALIPGTALPVTMFNLNLTSYGMYYVDNGDGFGTGTAPDGATVQYDGFTVPLTAISPVQCGETYHIKLAIGDGGDDILDSGVFLEAGSFSSQGVTIIPEISYGGTNDSTLYEGCGLACIYFVRTSNLANADTVNLTIGGSAINGVDYNTGVVGVPLPNQLIFAAGQDSISYCINAVSDAVLEGLDTIQLSIILSGACGGTTTYATVYLNEYTPLSLTGLSDTTFCNLGGTLTLNANVTGGVEPYTYSWSGGLASTPSNTVTVTTTTTYTVSVNDACNGVPDPTPSVLDSAVVTVATFAPMVVSAGPDMLVCPGDLIAINATITGGGSPYTYSWTTITGTDTVTSTNTPLTNIIANGNGIYQITITDICGNVQTDQVAVGVESSCVLNIPNVITPDGTGPALNELFFVENLEKFPGSSLAIYNRWGNKVFESADYKNDWNGSKSVDGVYYYVLTVPAAGTILANANPSSSFKTTSSDESKVFAGYFHITRMK from the coding sequence ATGAAATCAATGATTAAGAAAATTGCAACCGCAGTAGCAAGTGTATTTATTTTAAACACTTCTGTTGCACAGTTAACTGTTAACGGAGGATTTACTCCTGCACAATTGGTAGATACATTGTTAGGAACGGGTGTTACTGCCAGTGGTATTACATATACCGGTGCAACCATCAGTAGAGGAACATTTAACGGAGCATTGTCTAACATTGGTTTTTCATCAGGCGTTTTATTGACCTGCGGTAATTTAACAAATGCAATTGGTCCAAATAATATGTCGGGCGCTTCTGTTGGAAATGGACTTCCCGGTGACCCTGATTTAAATATTATCATGGCTCCTACATTGAGTTTTGATGCAACGATTTTAGAGTTTGATTTCATTCCGACTTCAGATACAGTAAAATTTAATTATGTTTTTGCTTCCGAAGAATACATGGAGTATGTAAGTACAATCCCAGGTGGAATCAACGATGGTTTTGGATTTTTTATCAGTGGTCCGGGTATCTCTGGTCCGTTTAGTGGTGGAGCCCAAAACATTGCGCTTATTCCAGGCACAGCTTTGCCAGTTACAATGTTTAACTTAAACTTGACATCTTATGGAATGTATTATGTTGACAATGGTGATGGTTTTGGAACGGGAACAGCACCGGATGGTGCAACCGTGCAGTACGATGGATTCACTGTTCCACTTACCGCTATTTCTCCAGTGCAATGTGGAGAAACATATCATATTAAATTGGCGATTGGTGACGGTGGTGATGATATTTTGGATTCAGGTGTATTCTTAGAAGCGGGTAGTTTCAGCAGTCAAGGTGTTACCATCATTCCTGAAATCAGTTATGGCGGAACAAATGATTCTACCTTATATGAAGGTTGTGGTTTGGCTTGCATCTATTTTGTTAGAACTTCAAATCTTGCAAATGCAGATACTGTAAACTTAACGATAGGTGGTTCTGCAATCAATGGTGTGGATTACAATACCGGTGTTGTTGGTGTGCCATTGCCGAATCAATTGATTTTTGCAGCCGGACAAGATTCTATTTCTTATTGTATCAACGCAGTTTCAGATGCTGTATTAGAAGGATTGGATACCATTCAATTGTCGATTATTTTATCCGGTGCTTGCGGTGGAACAACCACTTATGCTACAGTTTATCTAAATGAATACACGCCTTTAAGTTTAACGGGATTGTCAGATACAACCTTCTGTAATTTGGGAGGAACGCTTACACTCAATGCAAATGTTACTGGTGGTGTTGAACCTTATACCTATTCGTGGAGCGGTGGATTAGCATCTACTCCAAGCAACACGGTTACGGTTACAACTACAACAACGTATACTGTTAGTGTAAATGATGCCTGCAATGGTGTGCCCGATCCAACTCCTTCTGTTTTGGATTCAGCCGTAGTTACCGTTGCAACATTTGCACCAATGGTGGTAAGTGCCGGTCCGGATATGTTGGTTTGTCCCGGTGATTTAATCGCAATCAATGCAACCATTACCGGAGGAGGTTCTCCATATACGTATAGCTGGACAACCATCACAGGTACTGATACGGTTACTTCTACAAATACTCCACTTACAAATATTATTGCAAACGGAAATGGAATTTATCAAATTACAATTACCGATATCTGCGGCAATGTTCAAACCGATCAAGTTGCAGTTGGTGTAGAAAGTTCTTGTGTATTAAATATTCCAAACGTGATTACTCCTGATGGAACGGGTCCTGCACTGAATGAATTGTTCTTTGTAGAAAATCTTGAAAAATTTCCGGGAAGCTCCTTGGCAATTTATAACCGCTGGGGAAATAAAGTTTTTGAAAGTGCTGATTATAAAAATGATTGGAACGGATCAAAATCAGTGGATGGTGTTTATTATTATGTGTTAACAGTGCCTGCAGCTGGAACAATATTGGCGAATGCAAATCCAAGCTCTTCATTTAAAACAACCAGCTCTGACGAAAGTAAAGTATTTGCAGGGTATTTTCACATTACACGCATGAAATAA